From the genome of Streptomyces sp. S4.7:
GATACGTCACCAGCGAGAGCATCCGGCGGGTCTGGTCGATGGCGTTGGCTGCCATGGTGTGTACGAGTTCCCCTCAGACCTTGGCCACGGCGCGCAGCCGGTCCACGACATCGGCCCGCAGATCCGCGGGCTCCAGCACGACCACGTCGGGGCCGAACTCCACCAGCCAGGCGTCCAGGCCATGACCGTACGGGATCTCCAACTCGTCCCAGCCGTCGCCCAGTTCCCGCGACGACACCGCCCGGGCACGCAGCGGGTAACCGCAGTCGGAGCGAAGCCGGATCAGCGCCGAACGCGTCGCCGTCTCACCCGCCCAGCTCTCGACCGTCTCACGCACCGTGACCACATCGGGTACGGGAGCGGTGAAGCCACCGGGCCTGGAACGGACCCGGCCGGTGATCCGCGAGAGCCGGAAGACCCGCTCCGCCCGGCGCTCCCGGTCCCAGCCGGCCAGATACCAGTGCCCGCGCCAGCACTCCAGCGTCCACGGCTCCACCTGGCGCTGCTCGGGCTTGGCGGCGTTGGCCTTGCGGTAGTCGAAGACGACCGGCCGGCGGTCCCGGCAGGCGAGCATCAGCGGCTCGAACGCCGCCTCGTGGACGGGGATGCGCGGCTCCAGGGCGCTGTGGTGCGCCTCGTACGAATCCTCCGCCTCGGGCATTCCCGCGGCCCGCAGCTTCTGCAGCGCGCCGCTGGCGGCGCCCGCCAGACGCGCCTGCTGCCAGACCTTCGCGGCGAGTCCGAGCGCCGCGGCCTCCTCGGCGTCCAGCGTGATGGCCGGGAGACGGTTGCTGTCCCGGCGGGCCAGATATCCGGTCTCGCCGTCCAGATTCTCCACCGTCTCGATGACCAGGCCGAGTTCGCGCAGATCGTCCTTGTCCCGCTCGAACATCCTGTTGAAGC
Proteins encoded in this window:
- a CDS encoding WYL domain-containing protein, producing MAIAKAERLMNLALCLLGTRRPLSKRELRESIEAYLEAGSDDSFNRMFERDKDDLRELGLVIETVENLDGETGYLARRDSNRLPAITLDAEEAAALGLAAKVWQQARLAGAASGALQKLRAAGMPEAEDSYEAHHSALEPRIPVHEAAFEPLMLACRDRRPVVFDYRKANAAKPEQRQVEPWTLECWRGHWYLAGWDRERRAERVFRLSRITGRVRSRPGGFTAPVPDVVTVRETVESWAGETATRSALIRLRSDCGYPLRARAVSSRELGDGWDELEIPYGHGLDAWLVEFGPDVVVLEPADLRADVVDRLRAVAKV